TCAAGGCCAGGATCGAAGACAACCTGAATAACTTCACCCGTTTCCTGGTGCTGTCTCAAAAGCCATCTGAACAGACGGGGAAAGATAAGACGTCGTTGATGCTGTCGGTGAAGGATAAAGTCGGAGCTCTCTACGACCTGCTTCGTCCCTTCGCCTCCTATGGCATTAGTATGACGAAGATCGAGTCACGTCCCTCTCAGCGCAAAGCCTGGGAGTATATTTTCTTTGTAGATGTCGAAGGCCATATCAATGACGACCGAGTCGGTAAGGCCGTAGAAGAAGTGAAGGGCCGCTGTCTCTTCATGAAGATCTTGGGCTCCTACCCGGCTCATAATTAATTATGCCACTCCAGGTCCATCCGGATATTCGATCGCTCAGTCCATACGTACCCGGGAAGCCGATTGATGAGCTTCAACGGGAGCTCGGGCTGAGTCGCGTGATCAAGCTTGCCTCCAACGAGAATCCGCTAGGACCTTCCCCGAAAGCCGTGGCGGCTCTCAACGGCGTGCAGGATACGCTGCATCGCTATCCAGACGGGGGGGCGTACCAACTGCGCCGGGCGCTTGCCGATCGATGGAAAGTAACTCAAGAGCATGTCATCCTCGGGAACGGGTCAGATGAGATCATCGGTCTGCTTGCCAGAACGTTTTTGGCGCCTGGCGATGAAGCCGTGATGGCGGACCACACATTCGTGATCTACAAGATGGAGGTCACAGCCGTCCACGGGAGGCCGCTGATCGTCCCTCTGGTCAACTGGACGCACGACCTTGAGTCAATGGTCCAAGCTATTACGCCGCGAACGCGACTGCTGTTTCTCTGTAATCCCAACAATCCTACCGGTACGATGGTGCCGTCGGATGCAGTCGAGCAATTGATGGCACGAGTGCCGGACGATGTGATTGTGGTATTCGACGAAGCCTATTATGAGTATGTCCGGCATCCGCAGTTTCCAGATGCGCTGGCCTATGTGAAACAGGGGCGAAACGCGATTGTCCTGAGAACCTTCTCGAAGATTTATGGGCTGGCCGGACTGCGAATCGGGTATGGGATCAGCACGCCGGAAATCATCGATTACTTGAATCGGGTTCGGCCGCCATTCAATGCCAATAGTCTCGCTCAGAAAGCCGCGCTGGCTGCCTTGAGTGATGACGAGCATGTGGCGAAGAGTCGGGCGATCAATGCCGCCGGGATCGAACAGGTAGGGCAGGGGCTGCGGGCACTCGGACTCCTACCGATTCCGACGGAAACCAATTTTCTCTACTTTGACGCCAAACAGGATGGACGCGGGGTGTTTGACGCGCTCCTGCGAGAAGGCATTATCGTGCGGCATATCGAAGGTACCATGCTGCGTGTCACCATCGGCCAACCCGACGAAAATACCGCCTTCCTTCAGGCGCTCGGCAAGGTCTTGGGTGGCGGTAGATAGATAGGAGTCCTAAGAGGGAACTATGATCATCGTATTGAAACCGGAGGCATCGGAGAGCGAGGTCGACCATATTATCGATCGACTGCGTGATCTTGGCCTCAAATCACAAATTTCAACGGGCCAGGAGCGCACCATCATCGGGGTCATCGGTGACGATCGTATTCTGCACAATCAGCCGTTGACGGCCCTTCCAGGCGTCGAAAGCGTCCTGCCAATTTTGGCCCCTTGGAAGCTTGTCAGTCGCGAGTTTAAGAAAGAGCCGACGATCATTGATGTCGGGGGTGTCAAGATCGGCGCCAAAAAACTCGCGATTATGGCCGGTCCTTGTGCAGTGGAGCGACTCGAACTGACGGTCGGGATTGCCCATGAAGTCAAAGCGTCAGGTGCCACTATTTTGCGTGGCGGGGCCTATAAACCACGGACGTCGCCCTATTCGTTTCAAGGGCTGGGGCGGGAAGGCCTGGACTACCTCGTCGAGGCGAGAAAGCAAACGGGTTTACCGGTGGTCAGTGAAATCCTGGATACGCGCGATATCGAACTGTTTTTAGAAAAGGCGGATATCATCCAGATCGGCGCTCGGAACATGCAGAATTTTGAACTACTGAAGGAAGTCGGCGCCTATGACAAGCCTGTGCTCCTGAAGCGGGGGTTATCGGCCACGATCAAAGAATTTCTCCTGTCGGCTGAATACATCATGTCGCGCGGAAATCAGAACGTGATGTTGTGCGAGCGCGGTATTCGCACGTTCGAAACGCAGTACCGGAATACCTTGGATCTGGCGGCCATTCCCACATTGAAAGAACTGTCTCATCTCCCAGTCATCGTGGATCCCAGCCATGCCACGGGGAAATGGGATCTCGTGGCGCCGATGTCCAAAGCGGCGGTTGCAGCCGGGGCGGATGGGCTGCTCATCGAGGTTCATTCAAACCCGGAATGCGCCCTTTGTGACGGGGAAGAATCAATCAAACCGTCAAAATTTAAGACGTTGATGGGGGATCTGAAGAATATCGCGAAGGCCGTGGGAAGAGAGTTGTAACGTTTCGATGCCGGTTCACTTTAAACACGTCGCCATTATTGGGGTCGGGCTGATTGGTGGATCGCTCGGCATGATCCTCCGCCGCAGGGCCTTAGCCGATCACGTGGTCGGCATTGGCCGTCGAGTGGAAAATCTCAAGACAGCTGTCGCCTTGGGAGCGATCGATCGATATGTGGCCGACCCTGAAGAGGGTGTGCGGGGGGCGGATTTGGTCGTGCTAGCCACGCCTGTTGATACCTATGAGCGTCATCTAAAGGAATGGGCACATTGCCTTGCCCCTGGATCGATCGTCAGTGATGTGGGGAGTGTGAAGGGGACGTTAGTTGAACGATCCGAGGCCGCCATGCCTGCCGGAGTGCATTTTGTCGGGGCGCATCCCATCGCAGGAAAAGAAAAGACAGGAGTCGCTGCTGGCTCCGATCAGCTGTTCAAAGGGGCGCGCTGTATTTTGACTCCTACGCAACGGACAAATGCTATTGCTTTGGAACGGGTCCGACAGTTGTGGGAAGAAACCGGCTCGATCATGTTGACGATGGACCCCCACCTCCACGATCAAATCCTGGGTGCCGTCAGTCACTTACCCCATGTGGCAGCTTTTGCGCTCATGAATGCCTTGTCTGAGCTTCGTGATCAAGAGTTGTCGTCGCTGGATCTTGCCGCCCACTCTGGAGGGGGGCTGCGGGATACCACGAGGATAGCCGCGAGTTCTCCAGAAATGTGGCGAGATATTTTTCTGTGGAACCGAGGGAACGTGGTGGCCTATATCGACCGGTACACAAGAGCCTTGGAAGAATTGAAGCAGCTGATTAAGGCCGGTGATGCAACCGGTATCGAAAAAGCACTCGAACGGGCAAAAGGCGAACGCGAGAAACTTGCGAGTTCGGCTGTGCGTCACTCATGACATCATTAACCATTCATCCTGGCCGTCCACTCAAGGGAACCACAAGCGTTCCCGGCGACAAGTCTCTCACCCATCGGGCGATCATTCTGACGGCATTAGCGGAAGGGACGAGCACGATTGCCGGATACTGCCGAGGTGAAGATTGTCTGAACACAATGAGGGCGTTTCAGACACTTGGGATTCCAATTACAGAGACACCGACCGAATTGACTGTCTGCGGGAAGGGGTTTTGGGGGTTGACTGAGCCGAGTGGACCGATCGATTGCGGAAATTCCGGGACCGGGATTCGGCTGCTGGCTGGCCTTTTGGCTGGTCAAGATTTCTTCTCCGTCCTCACCGGCGATGAATCGATCCGGCGCCGTCCCATGGGGAGGGTCGTCAAACCGCTACGCGAGATGGGCGCGGTCATCGCCGGCCGCAAAGGAGGAGAATTAGCTCCCTTAGCGATTACGGGCTCAGGCCTTCATGGAATCGACTATCGCTCTTCCGTGGCGAGTGCACAGATCAAGTCGTCGCTTCTTCTCGCCGGTCTTTTTGCTCAAGGGCGGACTCGCTATAGAGAGCCACGGTTGTCACGAGACCATACGGAGCGGATGTTTCAGTTTTTTGGCATTCCGCTTAGACGGGAAGAGGGAGCGCTGGTTTTAGATGGAAGGCCGTCCGTTGGATGGCGAGGGGTGGACGTGACGGTTCCCGGTGATTTCTCAGCTGCGGCCTTCTTTTTAGTTGGCGCGACGATTGTGCCGGGATCCGATGTCACCATTCGGAATGTCGGGATGAACGAAACCAGGACAGGCCTCATTGAGGTCATGCGAAAGATGGGGGCGGATATTCAGGTATTGGGTTTACGCGAAGCGGCTGGAGAGCCGGTCGGGGATCTGCGTGTGCAGTCTGCCGCTTTGAAGGGAGTGACGATCAGCCCGGACCTCATTCCCAAAACGATCGATGAATTTCCGATCCTGTGTGTGGCGGCTGCGGTTGCGGAAGGAGATACCGTCATTTCCGGTGCGGAAGAATTGCGAGTCAAGGAGAGTGATCGGATTGCGACAATGAGTCGAGAGTTGACGGCCATGGGAGCTCTGATCGAAGAGCGACCTGATGGCATGGTGATTCGCGGGGTAGGTCGCAGGGGGGAAAACGGGCAATTGCAAGCTTCCAGCAATGCTCAGAGCCATGGAGACCACCGGGTGGCGATGTCGTTAGCCATTGGTGGGTTGACGGCGGAGCAAGAGATGACGATTGCGGATACTGATTGCGTTGATACGTCATTCCCAAATTTTTCAACCATGCTGGCGGAGCTGTTGGCTCAGTCATCGTGACGGTTTGATGGGACGAGGGATGAGTGATTATTGCGATTGATGGGCCGGCCGGGGTGGGGAAGAGCACCGTGGCCAAATTACTGGCGAGTCGGCTCGGGTATCTCTATCTCGATACCGGGGCACTCTATCGGGCTATCGCATGGAAGACTTTGCAGTCGAGGGTTCGTCCTACAGACCATACTCATGTGGCTGCCCTCTTGCCGACCACGTCGATCCATATGCAGTTTCGTCAGGGTGCGATGCAGGTGCAGGTCGATGGCTTCGACGTGACGGGACAACTACGTACACCTGAAGTGACTGCCGCGGCTTCTCTTGTGTCCGCTATTCCAGCCGTTCGTGAATGGCTGCTGCCGCTCCAACGTCAGATCGGCCAAGGAGGGTCCGTGGTAGCAGAAGGTCGCGATATCGGTACCAAGGTCTTTCCCACGGCCTCGTTCAAATTTTTCCTGGAAGCTGATCCCGATGTTCGAGTGGCACGACGGCACCGTGAGTTAGTCGCTGCAGGCCGGGGGGAGTCGATTGAAACCACGTCCCATGATCTATCGGCTCGAGATCAGCGAGATCGGACCCGTTCCGTCGATCCATTGGTCCCCGCAATGGATGCACGATTTATCGACACCTCTACTCTCAGTCCCGATCAGGTCGTGGAACAGATGATCGCGGCTGTGTCGACTGAGTTGTGAGCGGGATTGTCTACGGGTTGTTGTGGGTCCTGGCGCGCAGCGTCGCCTGGCTCTGTTTTCGGTACCGGGTTGAAGGCCAGGTTCCTCCCACCGGGGGAATGTTGGTCGCCGCCAACCATGCGAGCTATCTCGATATTCCGCTCCTTGGATGCGGGATGAATCGAAGGGCCTGGTACCTGGGGCGTCACGACTTGTTTCCCATCCCGGTGTTGAGCGGTTTGTTGCAATCGCTGGGGTGGATTCCGGTGAAGCTGGGCCGTCTGGATCGGGAGGCCTTCGGGAAGGCCATTAACCTGATTCGGGCCGGTCACGTGGTGGTTATTTTCCCTGAGGGAGGACGCACTCAGGATGGTCACCTCCGACAGCCCAAGGCTGGTATCGGTGTGATCGTGTCGCAGACGGGATGTCCGGTAGTTCCGGCGTATTTGAGAGGGACCTTCGACGTTCTGCCTCCGGGGGCCTCGTGGCCTCGCTGGCGTCCCGTGACTGTTCGGCTTGGAGCCCCTATCACATTTGATACGGGAAAGCAGAAAGAAAGAGCGGAAACAAAGCAGTTTTATCAACTGGTCAGCCGTACGGTGATCGAACATATCGCAGCCTTGGGGGAGGTTCCCATTCCAACAAGGAAGGACGATGTGGCCAGCGAGACACCGAGTAGGTCGACCGCCGACGCTCACAACGCTGAGTGAGCCAGGCGACTTCACCATCAGCACCCGACGAGAGTCGGAAGAGTAGGATGTTCATATGGGTACGGTATCCAACAGTAGCGACGCGCAGTTAGACCGCAATGCCTTGGCGGCATTGTATGAAGAAACCTTTCGCAACTTGGAAGAAGGCACCATTACCGAAGGGCGTGTGGTGGCTCTGACCAAGGACAAGGTCATCGTTGATATCGGGTACAAGTCGGAAGGCATGATCCCAAACGATCAATTCTCGTCGGACGACTTGGCAAACCTCAAGAT
The Candidatus Nitrospira nitrosa DNA segment above includes these coding regions:
- the hisC gene encoding histidinol-phosphate transaminase, which gives rise to MPLQVHPDIRSLSPYVPGKPIDELQRELGLSRVIKLASNENPLGPSPKAVAALNGVQDTLHRYPDGGAYQLRRALADRWKVTQEHVILGNGSDEIIGLLARTFLAPGDEAVMADHTFVIYKMEVTAVHGRPLIVPLVNWTHDLESMVQAITPRTRLLFLCNPNNPTGTMVPSDAVEQLMARVPDDVIVVFDEAYYEYVRHPQFPDALAYVKQGRNAIVLRTFSKIYGLAGLRIGYGISTPEIIDYLNRVRPPFNANSLAQKAALAALSDDEHVAKSRAINAAGIEQVGQGLRALGLLPIPTETNFLYFDAKQDGRGVFDALLREGIIVRHIEGTMLRVTIGQPDENTAFLQALGKVLGGGR
- the aroF gene encoding 3-deoxy-7-phosphoheptulonate synthase, with the translated sequence MIIVLKPEASESEVDHIIDRLRDLGLKSQISTGQERTIIGVIGDDRILHNQPLTALPGVESVLPILAPWKLVSREFKKEPTIIDVGGVKIGAKKLAIMAGPCAVERLELTVGIAHEVKASGATILRGGAYKPRTSPYSFQGLGREGLDYLVEARKQTGLPVVSEILDTRDIELFLEKADIIQIGARNMQNFELLKEVGAYDKPVLLKRGLSATIKEFLLSAEYIMSRGNQNVMLCERGIRTFETQYRNTLDLAAIPTLKELSHLPVIVDPSHATGKWDLVAPMSKAAVAAGADGLLIEVHSNPECALCDGEESIKPSKFKTLMGDLKNIAKAVGREL
- a CDS encoding prephenate dehydrogenase is translated as MPVHFKHVAIIGVGLIGGSLGMILRRRALADHVVGIGRRVENLKTAVALGAIDRYVADPEEGVRGADLVVLATPVDTYERHLKEWAHCLAPGSIVSDVGSVKGTLVERSEAAMPAGVHFVGAHPIAGKEKTGVAAGSDQLFKGARCILTPTQRTNAIALERVRQLWEETGSIMLTMDPHLHDQILGAVSHLPHVAAFALMNALSELRDQELSSLDLAAHSGGGLRDTTRIAASSPEMWRDIFLWNRGNVVAYIDRYTRALEELKQLIKAGDATGIEKALERAKGEREKLASSAVRHS
- the aroA gene encoding 3-phosphoshikimate 1-carboxyvinyltransferase, which encodes MTSLTIHPGRPLKGTTSVPGDKSLTHRAIILTALAEGTSTIAGYCRGEDCLNTMRAFQTLGIPITETPTELTVCGKGFWGLTEPSGPIDCGNSGTGIRLLAGLLAGQDFFSVLTGDESIRRRPMGRVVKPLREMGAVIAGRKGGELAPLAITGSGLHGIDYRSSVASAQIKSSLLLAGLFAQGRTRYREPRLSRDHTERMFQFFGIPLRREEGALVLDGRPSVGWRGVDVTVPGDFSAAAFFLVGATIVPGSDVTIRNVGMNETRTGLIEVMRKMGADIQVLGLREAAGEPVGDLRVQSAALKGVTISPDLIPKTIDEFPILCVAAAVAEGDTVISGAEELRVKESDRIATMSRELTAMGALIEERPDGMVIRGVGRRGENGQLQASSNAQSHGDHRVAMSLAIGGLTAEQEMTIADTDCVDTSFPNFSTMLAELLAQSS
- the cmk gene encoding (d)CMP kinase, encoding MIIAIDGPAGVGKSTVAKLLASRLGYLYLDTGALYRAIAWKTLQSRVRPTDHTHVAALLPTTSIHMQFRQGAMQVQVDGFDVTGQLRTPEVTAAASLVSAIPAVREWLLPLQRQIGQGGSVVAEGRDIGTKVFPTASFKFFLEADPDVRVARRHRELVAAGRGESIETTSHDLSARDQRDRTRSVDPLVPAMDARFIDTSTLSPDQVVEQMIAAVSTEL
- a CDS encoding lysophospholipid acyltransferase family protein; this encodes MSGIVYGLLWVLARSVAWLCFRYRVEGQVPPTGGMLVAANHASYLDIPLLGCGMNRRAWYLGRHDLFPIPVLSGLLQSLGWIPVKLGRLDREAFGKAINLIRAGHVVVIFPEGGRTQDGHLRQPKAGIGVIVSQTGCPVVPAYLRGTFDVLPPGASWPRWRPVTVRLGAPITFDTGKQKERAETKQFYQLVSRTVIEHIAALGEVPIPTRKDDVASETPSRSTADAHNAE